The following coding sequences lie in one uncultured Mailhella sp. genomic window:
- a CDS encoding tRNA (adenine-N1)-methyltransferase, which yields MPQYGDLVILASPRGKRHIYRIEEGHDLHTQDGVMRAADLAASEFGMEVRTAMGVPFRLEKPQLYDLVMGIKRQTQIMYPKDMGLICFKLGVGNGRTILEAGSGSGGFTLALSWFSGPNGHVHSFEAREEFHKLAKRNLVWAGVGDNVTFHLRDIADGFGVNDPDVLNGQKGDALFLDVRTPWEYLDAAREALVPGAPIAFLLPTIEQVAELIKALEIEPFEETEVCEILVRPWKVVPGRLRPADRMSAHTAFLVFTRMQERSADWDARIPLGTRERKQEAARQARLAEARGEDPDSVDYEI from the coding sequence ATGCCTCAGTACGGCGATCTCGTCATTCTGGCTTCTCCCCGCGGCAAGCGTCACATCTACCGCATCGAGGAAGGGCACGACCTGCACACGCAGGACGGCGTCATGCGCGCGGCCGACCTGGCGGCCTCCGAATTCGGCATGGAAGTGCGCACGGCCATGGGCGTTCCCTTCCGCCTTGAAAAGCCGCAGCTCTACGACCTGGTCATGGGCATCAAGCGGCAGACGCAGATCATGTATCCCAAGGACATGGGACTCATCTGCTTCAAGCTCGGCGTAGGCAACGGCCGCACCATTCTCGAGGCCGGTTCCGGTTCGGGAGGCTTCACGCTGGCGCTGTCGTGGTTTTCCGGCCCCAACGGCCACGTTCACAGCTTCGAGGCGCGCGAGGAATTCCACAAGCTCGCCAAGCGCAATCTGGTATGGGCGGGCGTGGGCGACAACGTCACCTTCCACCTGCGCGACATTGCCGACGGCTTCGGCGTGAACGATCCCGACGTGCTGAACGGTCAGAAGGGCGACGCGCTCTTTCTCGACGTGCGCACCCCGTGGGAATACCTCGACGCCGCGCGCGAGGCTCTTGTGCCCGGCGCGCCCATCGCCTTTTTGCTGCCCACCATTGAGCAGGTGGCGGAACTCATCAAGGCGCTGGAAATCGAACCCTTTGAAGAAACCGAAGTGTGTGAAATTCTGGTGCGTCCGTGGAAGGTCGTGCCCGGACGTCTGCGCCCCGCCGACCGCATGAGCGCGCACACCGCGTTTCTTGTGTTCACGCGCATGCAGGAACGCAGCGCCGACTGGGACGCCCGCATTCCGCTGGGGACCCGCGAACGCAAGCAGGAAGCCGCCCGTCAGGCCCGGCTTGCCGAGGCCCGCGGCGAGGATCCGGACAGCGTGGACTACGAAATCTAG
- a CDS encoding DEAD/DEAH box helicase, which produces MSDTIANDEELHITAPEHSLPPCALEELPEAMQRACARAGWTRLMPVQAHALPYLMAGRDLMVQSRTGSGKTGAYLLPLISLLDPEEKKPQALILAPTRELASQVEHEARTLFEDAGLSVAALYGGVGYVRQLEALRTGVQVIVGTPGRVLDHLLRRTLSLDALRALIFDEADRMLSIGFYPDMKEIQRYLPSHAILSTLFSATYPQHVLNLAGEFLRDPQMLSLSQGQVHVAAIQHRYVECGRMDKDRTLVRLMETENPTSAIIFCNTKSNVHYVTAVLKGFGYNADELSADLSQNRREEVLERLREGKVRLLVATDVAARGIDIPALSHVFLYEPPEDRESYIHRAGRTGRAGAAGTVISLVDIMEKMELQRIASFYRIDMEPLANPTDEEVAVAAGRRETALLDARRRACTGLQLERARRYLSLVKEMAQSDDEDQLLLLALLMDADYQRSLGMEQTLPRPRAERENDRRSSRRNRGRDKAEEASEEGEKSRSRRRRRRKSGDSNAADAPAAEQTSASAEQTAVSEDKAPAEGVETASAPEGEGRRRRPRRRSRRRGSEEGAQQGEQSAEPSSQAGDTE; this is translated from the coding sequence ATGTCGGATACCATAGCCAACGACGAGGAGCTTCACATAACCGCTCCCGAACATTCCCTGCCGCCCTGCGCGCTGGAAGAGCTGCCCGAAGCCATGCAGCGCGCCTGCGCCCGCGCAGGCTGGACGCGCCTCATGCCCGTGCAGGCGCATGCGCTGCCCTATCTCATGGCCGGACGCGACCTCATGGTGCAGTCCCGCACGGGCAGCGGCAAAACGGGCGCCTATCTTCTGCCGCTCATTTCCCTGCTTGATCCCGAAGAGAAAAAGCCGCAGGCCCTCATTCTCGCGCCCACGCGCGAACTGGCCAGTCAGGTGGAACACGAGGCCCGCACCCTTTTTGAAGACGCGGGTCTTTCCGTCGCCGCGCTCTACGGCGGCGTGGGCTACGTCCGTCAGCTCGAGGCCCTGCGCACCGGCGTTCAGGTCATTGTGGGCACGCCCGGCCGCGTGCTCGATCATCTTCTGCGCCGCACCCTTTCGCTGGACGCTCTGCGCGCTCTCATCTTCGACGAAGCGGATCGCATGCTCTCCATCGGGTTCTACCCCGACATGAAGGAGATTCAGCGCTATCTGCCTTCGCACGCCATTTTGTCCACGCTTTTTTCCGCCACCTATCCCCAGCACGTCTTGAATCTCGCCGGAGAATTCCTGCGCGATCCGCAGATGCTCAGCCTCTCGCAGGGACAGGTGCATGTGGCCGCCATTCAGCATCGCTACGTGGAGTGCGGCCGCATGGACAAGGACCGCACCCTGGTGCGCCTCATGGAAACCGAGAATCCCACCTCGGCCATCATTTTCTGCAACACGAAGTCCAACGTGCATTATGTGACCGCCGTGCTCAAGGGCTTCGGCTACAACGCCGACGAGCTCTCCGCCGATCTTTCCCAGAACAGGCGCGAGGAAGTGCTCGAACGCCTGCGCGAGGGCAAGGTGCGTCTGCTCGTGGCCACCGACGTGGCCGCCCGCGGCATCGACATTCCCGCGCTCTCCCACGTGTTCCTCTACGAGCCGCCGGAAGACCGCGAGTCCTACATTCACCGCGCGGGCCGCACGGGCCGCGCCGGAGCCGCCGGCACGGTGATCTCCCTTGTGGACATCATGGAAAAGATGGAGCTTCAGCGCATCGCGTCGTTCTACCGCATCGACATGGAGCCTCTGGCCAATCCCACGGACGAAGAAGTGGCCGTCGCCGCCGGACGCCGGGAAACCGCGCTGCTCGACGCGCGCCGCAGAGCCTGCACCGGACTCCAGCTGGAACGCGCCCGCCGTTATCTTTCCCTGGTGAAGGAAATGGCGCAGAGCGACGACGAAGATCAGCTGCTGCTTCTGGCCCTGCTCATGGACGCCGATTATCAGCGCAGCCTCGGCATGGAACAGACTCTGCCGAGACCCCGCGCCGAGCGCGAGAACGATCGCCGTTCCTCCCGCAGAAACCGCGGCAGGGACAAGGCCGAAGAGGCGTCTGAAGAGGGGGAAAAGTCCCGTTCGCGCCGTCGCAGACGCAGAAAGTCCGGCGACTCGAATGCTGCCGACGCTCCCGCCGCGGAACAGACTTCCGCTTCTGCGGAGCAGACTGCCGTTTCTGAGGACAAGGCTCCGGCAGAAGGCGTCGAAACCGCTTCCGCGCCGGAAGGCGAAGGCCGCAGACGTCGCCCCCGCCGCCGTTCCCGCCGCCGCGGCTCGGAAGAGGGCGCGCAGCAGGGCGAACAGAGTGCCGAACCTTCTTCGCAGGCGGGCGATACGGAGTAG